A genome region from Cucumis sativus cultivar 9930 chromosome 4, Cucumber_9930_V3, whole genome shotgun sequence includes the following:
- the UBC13 gene encoding ubiquitin-conjugating enzyme E2 35-like codes for MANSNLPRRIIKETQRLLSEPAPGISASPSEDNMRYFNVMILGPTQSPYEGGVFKLELFLPEEYPMAAPKVRFLTKIYHPNIDKLGRICLDILKDKWSPALQIRTVLLSIQALLSAPNPDDPLSENIAKHWKTNEAEAVETAKEWTRLYASGA; via the exons ATGGCGAACAGTAATCTTCCCCGAAGAATCATCAAG GAAACTCAGCGTCTTCTGAGTGAACCAG CCCCTGGGATCAGTGCTTCGCCATCAGAAGATAACATGCGATATTTTAACGTCATGATTCTTGGCCCGACCCAGTCACCCTATGAAG gaggtgttttcaaattgGAATTATTCTTACCTGAAGAATATCCTATGGCTGCTCCCAAG GTTCGATTTCTCACAAAGATTTATCATCCGAATATTGACAAG CTTGGGAGGATATGCCTTGATATTCTGAAAGACAAATGGAGTCCAGCTCTACAGATACGAACTGTACTTTTGAg TATTCAAGCTCTTCTGAGTGCTCCAAACCCAGATGATCCACTTTCCGAGAACATTGCCAAACATTGGAAAACGAATGAGGCGGAAGCTGTTGAAACAG CAAAGGAATGGACTCGATTATACGCAAGTGGTGCCTAA
- the LOC101212208 gene encoding uroporphyrinogen decarboxylase 1, chloroplastic isoform X1, with amino-acid sequence MGCFASPASACTSLGWRSSSFLLQSPLKSTNSINFLLSTRRVSNKPISVTCSSSLSDPPLLVKAARGDPVSRPPAWMMRQAGRYMAIYRKLAEKYPSFRERSETTDLIVEISLQPWEAFHPDGVIIFSDILTPLPALGVPFDIEDIRGPVIHSPIRSEEGLKALHPIDLDKLNFVGESLKLLRKEVEGSAAVLGFVGAPWTIATYIVEGGTTRTYTTIKRMCHTAPHVLKTLLSHLTQAISEYIIYQIEHGAHCIQIFDSWGGQLPPDMWESWSKPYIQKIVSTVRDKCPETPLVLYINGNGGLLERMKGTGVDVIGLDWTVDMADGRNRLGTDISVQGNVDPAYLFSTLPALTEEIQRVVRCAGPRGHILNLGHGVLVGTPEEAVAHFFDVARSLNFNTLSQDLTAQEPKLVA; translated from the exons ATGGGTTGTTTCGCTTCCCCAGCCAG TGCTTGCACTTCTCTGGGATGGAGATCTTCGAGCTTTTTACTCCAGTCCCCCCTGAAGTCCACCAATTCTATTAACTTCCTTCTTTCCACGAGACGGGTCTCTAATAAACCCATCTCTGTTACTTGTTCCTCTTCCTTATCTG ATCCTCCACTATTGGTGAAGGCGGCAAGAGGAGATCCTGTTAGTCGCCCACCAGCATGGATGATGCGCCAGGCAGGAAGGTATATGGCAATTTACAGAAAACTTGCAGAGAAATATCCATCATTCAGAGAGAGATCAGAAACAACTGATCTCATTGTAGAAATTTCATTGCAGCCATGGGAGGCCTTCCATCCTGATGGAGTTATAATTTTCTCCGATATCCTAACCCCTCTACCTGCACTTGGCGTTCCTTTCGACATAGAAGACATAAGAGGCCCTGTTATTCACTCACCTATTCGCTCTGAGGAGGGATTAAAAGCTCTTCATCCCATTGACCTGGACAAACTCAACTTTGTGGGGGAATCACTTAAACTGCTACGCAAGGAG GTTGAAGGCAGTGCTGCTGTCTTGGGTTTTGTAGGAGCTCCTTGGACAATTGCAACATATATAGTGGAAGGGGGTACAACACGAACATATACGACGATCAAGAGAATGTGCCACACGGCTCCACATGTGTTGAAGACTCTCCTTTCTCATTTGACACAGGCAATATCAGAATATATCATTTACCAAATAGAGCATGGGGCTCATTGCATACAAATATTTGACTCATGGGGTGGACAATTACCACCTGATATGTGGGAATCCTGGTCAAAGCCGTATATTCAGAAA ATTGTGAGTACAGTAAGGGACAAGTGCCCTGAAACACCACTTGTTCTGTACATCAACGGAAATGGAGGCCTTCTAGAGCGCATGAAAGGAACAGGAGTCGATGTTATTGGGCTTGACTGGACAGTAGACATGGCTGACGGAAGGAACAGATTAGGAACTGATATCAGTGTACAAGGAAATGTTGACCCTGCTTATCTGTTTTCTACTCTTCCGGCTCTAACTGAAGAAATTCAAAG GGTTGTGAGATGTGCAGGACCAAGAGGACACATTCTAAACCTCGGACATGGCGTCCTTGTCGGTACACCAGAAGAAGCAGTTGCACATTTCTTCGATGTAGCTAGAAGTTTGAACTTCAATACCTTGTCTCAAGATTTGACCGCCCAAGAGCCGAAATTGGTAGCATAG
- the LOC101212208 gene encoding uroporphyrinogen decarboxylase 1, chloroplastic isoform X2, with protein sequence MMRQAGRYMAIYRKLAEKYPSFRERSETTDLIVEISLQPWEAFHPDGVIIFSDILTPLPALGVPFDIEDIRGPVIHSPIRSEEGLKALHPIDLDKLNFVGESLKLLRKEVEGSAAVLGFVGAPWTIATYIVEGGTTRTYTTIKRMCHTAPHVLKTLLSHLTQAISEYIIYQIEHGAHCIQIFDSWGGQLPPDMWESWSKPYIQKIVSTVRDKCPETPLVLYINGNGGLLERMKGTGVDVIGLDWTVDMADGRNRLGTDISVQGNVDPAYLFSTLPALTEEIQRVVRCAGPRGHILNLGHGVLVGTPEEAVAHFFDVARSLNFNTLSQDLTAQEPKLVA encoded by the exons ATGATGCGCCAGGCAGGAAGGTATATGGCAATTTACAGAAAACTTGCAGAGAAATATCCATCATTCAGAGAGAGATCAGAAACAACTGATCTCATTGTAGAAATTTCATTGCAGCCATGGGAGGCCTTCCATCCTGATGGAGTTATAATTTTCTCCGATATCCTAACCCCTCTACCTGCACTTGGCGTTCCTTTCGACATAGAAGACATAAGAGGCCCTGTTATTCACTCACCTATTCGCTCTGAGGAGGGATTAAAAGCTCTTCATCCCATTGACCTGGACAAACTCAACTTTGTGGGGGAATCACTTAAACTGCTACGCAAGGAG GTTGAAGGCAGTGCTGCTGTCTTGGGTTTTGTAGGAGCTCCTTGGACAATTGCAACATATATAGTGGAAGGGGGTACAACACGAACATATACGACGATCAAGAGAATGTGCCACACGGCTCCACATGTGTTGAAGACTCTCCTTTCTCATTTGACACAGGCAATATCAGAATATATCATTTACCAAATAGAGCATGGGGCTCATTGCATACAAATATTTGACTCATGGGGTGGACAATTACCACCTGATATGTGGGAATCCTGGTCAAAGCCGTATATTCAGAAA ATTGTGAGTACAGTAAGGGACAAGTGCCCTGAAACACCACTTGTTCTGTACATCAACGGAAATGGAGGCCTTCTAGAGCGCATGAAAGGAACAGGAGTCGATGTTATTGGGCTTGACTGGACAGTAGACATGGCTGACGGAAGGAACAGATTAGGAACTGATATCAGTGTACAAGGAAATGTTGACCCTGCTTATCTGTTTTCTACTCTTCCGGCTCTAACTGAAGAAATTCAAAG GGTTGTGAGATGTGCAGGACCAAGAGGACACATTCTAAACCTCGGACATGGCGTCCTTGTCGGTACACCAGAAGAAGCAGTTGCACATTTCTTCGATGTAGCTAGAAGTTTGAACTTCAATACCTTGTCTCAAGATTTGACCGCCCAAGAGCCGAAATTGGTAGCATAG
- the LOC101211968 gene encoding tubby-like F-box protein 7, translating to MSLRRSFLSRRFSSKSSSRGDLNALPGILPLSSDFDHSSPLSGASHPQSSWSSMLPELLREIIQRVEAEEHGWPNRQNVVSCACVCKRWRDITKEVARATPHSGKITFPSCLKQPGPSDLPHQCLIKRNKKTSTFFLYLALTPSFTDKGKFLLAARRYRHGAHTEYIISLDAEDLSQGSNAYVGKLSSDFLGTNFTIYDSQPPHNGAKPSNSKSSRRFASKQISPQVSAGNFEVGQVSYKFNLLKSRGPRRMICSLKCPLSEDNGSNKPCENSKMKKSEFLSSSSGLTILRNKAPRWHEHLQCWCLNFHGRVTVASVKNFQLVATVDHTQPGGKGDEETVLLQFGKVGDDTFTMDYRQPLSAFQAFAICLTSFGTKLACE from the exons ATGTCTCTTCGCCGATCCTTTCTCTCTCGGAGGTTCTCTTCCAAGTCTTCCTCTAGAGGAGATCTCAATGCTCTTCCTGGAATTCTTCCCCTCTCCTCCGACTTTGATCATTCCTCCCCTCTCTCTGGAGCTTCTCATCCTCAATCCTCTTGGTCTTCCATGCTTCCCGAGCTTCTTCGGGAGATCATTCAGCGGGTTGAGGCTGAAGAACACGGTTGGCCCAATCGCCAGAACGTTGTTTCTTGTGCTTGTGTTTGTAAACGTTGGCGGGATATTACTAAAGAGGTCGCCAGGGCCACACCTCATTCCGGAAAAATTACTTTCCCTTCCTGTCTCAAACAG CCTGGACCAAGTGATCTTCCACATCAGTGTCTTATAAAAAGGAATAAGAAGACTTCAACATTTTTCCTTTATCTTGCCCTTACACCAT CATTTACAGATAAGGGAAAATTCCTCTTAGCCGCACGGAGATATAGGCATGGAGCTCATACTGAGTATATCATATCCCTTGATGCTGAAGACTTATCCCAAGGAAGCAATGCTTATGTGGGGAAGTTAAG CTCCGATTTTCTTGGCAcaaattttaccatttatgACAGCCAACCACCACATAATGGTGCAAAGCCATCAAACAGTAAATCAAGCCGCCGGTTTGCAAGCAAGCAAATTAGCCCACAAGTGTCAGCAGGTAACTTTGAGGTTGGGCAAGtttcttacaaatttaatCTCTTGAAATCAAGAGGCCCAAGGCGAATGATATGCTCTCTAAAATGCCCATTATCCGAAGACAATGGAAGCAACAAACCTTGTGAGAACtcgaagatgaagaaatctgagtttctttcttcctcatcTGGGTTGACAATCTTAAGAAACAAGGCACCTAGGTGGCACGAGCACCTGCAATGCTGGTGCTTGAATTTTCATGGTCGGGTTACAGTAGCATCTGTTAAGAACTTTCAACTTGTTGCTACTGTTGACCATACCCAGCCAGGAGGCAAAGGGGACGAAGAAACAGTTCTACTACAGTTTGGAAAGGTAGGCGACGATACGTTTACTATGGATTATAGGCAGCCATTATCAGCTTTCCAGGCTTTCGCCATTTGCCTTACGAGCTTTGGCACTAAGCTGGCGTGCGAATAG
- the LOC101211733 gene encoding alpha-1,3/1,6-mannosyltransferase ALG2 — MEQRRSKMRIAIIHPDLGIGGAERLIVDAAVELASQGHNVHIFTSHHDKNRCFEETLAGTFPVTVYGDFLPRHIFYRLHAVCAYLRCIFVTLCMLFMWSSFDVVLADQVSVVVPILKLRRSSKVVFYCHFPDLLLAKHTTILRRLYRKPIDLIEELTTGMADLILVNSKFTASTFAKTFKHLEARGVRPAVLYPAVNVDQFDEPHSSKLSFLSINRFERKKNIELAISAFAKLGTLEGCTLQDYNVADVSLVIAGGFDKRLRENVEYLEELKNLAEREGVSERVTFITSCSTLERNALLSQCLCVLYTPKDEHFGIVPLEAMAAYKPVIACNSGGPVETIKHGTTGFLCSPNSQEFSVAMAKLVQDPAMAARMGREARQHIVNSFSTKIFGQQLNQYVVDIARLKRD, encoded by the exons ATGGAACAAAGGCGATCGAAGATGAGGATCGCCATAATCCACCCAGACCTTGGTATAG GTGGAGCTGAGAGATTGATTGTAGATGCTGCTGTTGAACTTGCTTCGCAAGGACACAACGTCCATATTTTTACATCACACCACGACAAAAATCGGTGCTTTGAGGAGACCCTTGCTG GAACGTTTCCTGTTACTGTGTATGGTGATTTCCTACCTCGCCACATATTTTACCGCCTTCATGCAGTTTGTGCATACCTACGGTGTATTTTTGTCACTCTTTGCATGCTGTTCATGTGGTCATCGTTTGATGTCGTACTAGCAGATCAGGTTTCTGTTGTTGTTCCAATACTCAAATTGAGAAGGTCATCAAAG GTTGTATTTTATTGTCATTTTCCGGATCTCTTACTGGCCAAGCACACTACAATTTTGAGGAGGCTGTATAGAAAACCCATAGACTTGATCGAAGAACTGACTACCG GAATGGCAGATCTGATATTAGTTAATAGCAAATTTACTGCATCCACTTTTGCCAAGACATTCAAACATCTTGAAGCACGAGGAGTTCGACCTGCTGTTCTCTATCCAGCGGTTAATGTAGATCAGTTTGATGAGCCCCATTCTTCTAA GTTGAGTTTTCTTTCTATCAACCGTtttgaaaggaagaaaaacattgaATTAGCTATCTCAGCCTTTGCCAAGCTTGGCACACTTGAAGGATGCACTCTTCAAGATTACAATGTAGCTGATGTTTCCTTGGTCATTGCTG GAGGTTTTGATAAACGGCTTAGAGAGAATGTTGAATACTTGGAGGAGCTCAAGAATTTAGCTGAAAGAGAAGGTGTATCAGAACGTGTTACCTTCATCACATCCTGCTCAACACTCGAAAGAAACGCGCTCCTTTCCCAATGCCTGTGTGTTCTCTACACGCCGAAG GATGAGCATTTTGGCATTGTTCCTTTGGAAGCCATGGCAGCTTACAAGCCAGTTATTGCATGCAACAGCGGGGGTCCAGTTGAAACCATAAAACATGGCACCACAGGATTTCTTTGTTCGCCTAATTCTCAAGAGTTCTCTGTGGCAATGGCGAAACTCGTTCAGGATCCTGCCATGGCAGCAAGAATGGGTAGGGAAGCCCGACAACACATTGTCAATTCTTTCTCTACAAAGATATTTGGTCAGCAACTGAATCAATACGTTGTGGATATCGCTCGACTTAAGAGAGACTGA
- the LOC101211488 gene encoding pathogen-related protein, which translates to MESKSINKNECEISKSNIGDRFRKSLHLEHPSVEWRYGKPPTYASANQLFEQGRTKEWPEGSLEETVQNAVKSWQMEINNKARLQDFNTINPHKFKLFVNGREGLAGEEVLRIGSFNAMLKSSLPKEFQFYKAEEETHESAHNDFKTCFPRGFAWEVIEVYSPPPLIAFKFRHWGFFEGPYKSYSPTGELVQFYGMATLKVDSSMKVEEVHIFYDPTELFGGILKGKKSIMDSELSKISDSSSASACPLFNTKK; encoded by the exons atggaatccaaatcaattaataaaaatgaatgtgaaATTAGCAAAAGTAATATTGGTGATAGGTTCAGAAAATCTTTGCATTTGGAACATCCTTCTGTTGAATGGAGGTATGGGAAACCTCCCACTTATGCATCTGCTAACCAGCTCTTTGAACAAGGCAGAACCAAG GAATGGCCAGAAGGATCTTTGGAAGAAACTGTGCAAAATGCTGTTAAATCATGGCAAATGGAGATCAACAATAAGGCTAGATTACAGGATTTCAACACCATTAATCCTCACAAATTTAAGCTCTTTGTCAAtg GAAGAGAGGGATTGGCAGGAGAAGAAGTATTAAGGATTGGAAGCTTCAATGCAATGTTGAAGAGTTCTTTACcaaaagaatttcaattttacaaagcagaagaagaaacacATGAATCAGCTCATAATGATTTCAAGACATGCTTTCCAAGAGGTTTTGCATGGGAagttattgaagtttattcACCTCCTCCTTTGATTGCTTTCAAGTTTAGGCATTGGGGTTTCTTTGAAGGACCTTACAAATCCTATTCCCCAACTGGTGAATTGGTTCAATTCTATGGCATGGCCACTCTCAAG GTAGATTCATCAATGAAGGTTGAAGAAGTTCATATCTTCTATGATCCAACAGAGCTATTTGGAGGTATTTTAAAGggtaaaaaaagtattatggATTCTGAATTATCCAAAATAAGTGATTCTTCATCTGCTTCTGCTTGCCCACTCTTCAATACTAAGAAGTAg